One part of the Filimonas effusa genome encodes these proteins:
- a CDS encoding chorismate synthase produces MNAFGRLFRVNIFGESHGESVGINIDGIPAGLPLKIEDFLADIERRKGGTQKGTTPRQESDLPIFKSGVFNDTTTGAPLTILFENNNTRSGDYQKQRAVPRPGHADFVAGIKFGGFEDFRGGGHFSGRLTVCLVAAGVIAKKILGNNISVKASILEIGGEQDLDKGLQKAIDQKDSIGGIVECRVTGLPAGIGEPFFDSVESQIAHAAFAIPAVRGIEFGTGFPAARMFGAEHNDAIEDASGKTRTNHAGGVVGGITNGNELVFRIAIKPTASTPKEQQTWNCETNAIESFSVKGRHDLCIALRVPVVLEAITAMVLTDLLLLEQRVPRIYVKN; encoded by the coding sequence ATGAACGCATTTGGCCGCCTTTTCAGGGTAAATATTTTCGGAGAATCTCATGGTGAGTCCGTAGGCATCAATATCGATGGTATACCGGCAGGCCTGCCACTTAAGATAGAAGATTTTCTGGCCGATATTGAAAGAAGAAAAGGCGGAACCCAAAAAGGCACTACGCCACGCCAGGAATCAGACCTTCCGATCTTTAAAAGCGGCGTGTTCAACGATACCACTACAGGCGCCCCGCTAACCATCCTGTTCGAAAACAACAACACCCGCTCCGGCGATTACCAGAAACAACGCGCTGTCCCACGCCCCGGCCACGCCGATTTCGTCGCCGGCATAAAATTCGGCGGATTCGAAGATTTCCGTGGTGGCGGGCATTTCAGCGGCCGCCTTACCGTTTGCCTGGTCGCCGCCGGCGTCATAGCAAAAAAGATCCTCGGCAATAACATTTCCGTTAAAGCCTCCATCCTCGAAATAGGTGGCGAACAAGACCTCGATAAAGGCCTCCAAAAAGCAATAGACCAGAAAGATTCTATCGGCGGCATCGTAGAATGCCGCGTAACAGGCCTGCCAGCCGGCATCGGAGAGCCTTTCTTCGATAGCGTGGAATCACAGATAGCCCACGCCGCTTTTGCCATCCCTGCCGTACGCGGTATCGAATTTGGAACAGGTTTCCCGGCAGCACGCATGTTCGGTGCCGAACACAACGATGCTATTGAAGACGCCAGCGGCAAAACCCGTACAAACCATGCCGGCGGCGTAGTAGGAGGTATTACCAATGGAAATGAACTTGTTTTCCGCATCGCCATCAAACCCACAGCCTCTACTCCCAAAGAACAACAAACCTGGAACTGCGAAACCAACGCCATAGAATCTTTCTCCGTAAAAGGAAGACATGATCTCTGCATCGCACTGCGCGTTCCCGTTGTATTGGAAGCAATTACCGCTATGGTACTTACCGATCTGTTGTTATTGGAACAACGGGTTCCCAGGATTTATGTGAAAAACTAA
- a CDS encoding M15 family metallopeptidase: MPENKYGLKVISNQASYAATIALDSNQRMVAVKDYFSPVLTNWYYARPGNFTGQVLYQNPEVLVRLPVAKALARVQAALRQRGFSLLFYDAYRPYSVTEKMWKIVPDERYAANPAKGSGHNRGIAVDVTLADLATGRELAMPTGFDDFSEKAHHDYMQLDSAVIANRLLLRTVMQAYGFTALSTEWWHYSYTGNAATDTATRFGILNLPFEAFLRRADQSLK, encoded by the coding sequence GTGCCGGAAAATAAATACGGGCTAAAGGTTATTTCGAACCAGGCCTCTTATGCCGCGACCATAGCCCTGGATAGCAACCAGCGTATGGTTGCGGTAAAGGATTATTTCAGTCCTGTTCTTACCAACTGGTATTATGCCAGGCCCGGGAATTTTACGGGCCAGGTGCTGTATCAAAACCCAGAGGTACTGGTAAGACTGCCGGTTGCAAAGGCGCTTGCCAGGGTGCAGGCAGCTTTGCGGCAGCGCGGTTTTTCGCTGCTTTTTTACGATGCCTACCGGCCTTATTCCGTAACGGAGAAGATGTGGAAGATTGTTCCGGATGAGCGCTATGCAGCCAACCCGGCCAAAGGAAGTGGCCATAACAGGGGCATTGCCGTAGATGTGACCTTGGCCGACCTGGCTACCGGACGGGAATTAGCCATGCCTACGGGGTTCGATGATTTTTCGGAAAAAGCGCATCATGATTATATGCAACTGGACAGCGCCGTTATCGCCAACCGATTGCTGTTACGAACCGTGATGCAGGCGTATGGGTTTACGGCCTTGTCGACGGAATGGTGGCATTATTCTTATACCGGCAATGCTGCTACGGATACGGCTACCCGTTTTGGTATTTTAAACCTGCCGTTTGAGGCTTTCCTGCGGCGTGCTGATCAATCATTGAAATAG
- a CDS encoding septal ring lytic transglycosylase RlpA family protein, whose translation MKIYTTLILCLLFSIPVWAQLQTKDTSSEKVAYGIASFYSKNLDSTRTATGEIFLNSKMTAASNHFKLNSWVRVTNLRNGKSVIVRINDRMHKRMVLRGRVVDLSRSAAEKLNFISSGLVRVKVVLVPPGTTE comes from the coding sequence ATGAAAATATATACGACATTAATTCTATGCCTGTTGTTTTCTATCCCTGTATGGGCCCAGCTGCAAACAAAGGATACCAGTTCCGAAAAGGTGGCTTATGGCATCGCCAGCTTCTACAGTAAGAACCTCGACAGCACACGTACCGCCACAGGTGAAATCTTCCTCAACAGTAAAATGACAGCTGCCAGTAACCACTTTAAGCTAAATAGCTGGGTGCGCGTTACCAATCTGCGCAATGGCAAATCAGTGATCGTACGCATTAATGACCGCATGCATAAAAGAATGGTCCTGAGAGGCCGTGTGGTCGACCTCAGCAGGTCCGCAGCCGAAAAACTTAATTTTATCAGCTCCGGCCTCGTAAGGGTAAAAGTAGTCTTGGTCCCGCCCGGAACAACGGAATGA
- a CDS encoding IS110 family transposase gives MTSNAIKVTDFAGHNLYVGIDTHHKSWAVSIYSDEFELKTFTQEPNVDQLVKHLQHNYPGGNYHVAYKSGFSGYWLQRSFTQKGIDCQIIHAADVPSSDKESKRKTDRVDCRKIARGLRNGDLNAIYVPDAPLWFLIS, from the coding sequence ATGACTTCAAACGCAATTAAAGTTACGGATTTTGCAGGGCACAATCTGTACGTAGGAATAGATACTCACCACAAAAGCTGGGCAGTAAGTATCTACAGTGATGAATTTGAATTAAAAACCTTCACTCAGGAACCCAATGTAGATCAGTTAGTTAAACATTTGCAGCATAACTACCCTGGTGGTAATTATCATGTAGCCTATAAATCCGGCTTTTCTGGATATTGGCTACAGCGTTCTTTCACGCAGAAGGGAATAGATTGCCAGATTATTCATGCCGCAGATGTACCAAGTAGTGATAAGGAGAGTAAGCGGAAGACAGATCGTGTAGACTGTCGAAAAATAGCCCGTGGCCTTAGAAATGGCGATCTGAATGCCATTTATGTACCAGATGCCCCTCTTTGGTTTTTAATAAGTTAA
- a CDS encoding penicillin-binding protein 1A: MKKSVKILWRVFFIGLGLIVLVLLLANWGVFGKMPSISDLENPTASQASQVYAEDGTLMGKYYLEDRVNIAYKDISKHVINALVATEDERFYDHKGIDPRSLARAFFSLGSEGGASTITMQTAKNLFTQNWSTKNIFLRSLQKIKESIIAVKLERNFTKDEIITLYLNTVAFGDNVYGIRNAAKTFFQKEPDRLTLDEAAVLIGMLKAAYTYNPRVNPARALNRRNTVINQMVRNKFLTAGEAEAYKKKPIPLNYKKMDETAGIAPYFRMILGEDMKKWCKEHKKSDGESYNLYRDGLKIYTTLNPIMQQYAEEAVAKHYSYMQKLLAAQSNIKNGSVWKGHENILDAAMKQSDRWKNGKRDGLSDEDLKKAFSTKVPMQVFAWNTARSIDTVMTPMDSLKYHRQMLQAGFMAMDPLSGEIKAWVGGIDFKTFKYDHVNINTKRQVGSTMKPLLYSLAIEDNGFTPNTMVVDEQQNFGSFGVVPATTTTCSGETMPMAKALALSRNCATAYIMKQLGPQGNEGAKRFVNFLKECNIQTNIEPYPSIALGSAEISLFEMMQAYSMFPGRGFNVKPMYITRIEDRNGNVLQTFIPQRKEVISDITAYSVISMMQGVMKYGTGRRMWSYDVQGDIAGKTGTTNDNSDAWFMGYTPQLIAGVWTGCDDRFIRFNSTSIGQGSSVALPIWAYFYDKASNDKSLGLDTRSSFVKPDMMSNDVIGDWMNSVPTQLGAEGEDVGNGSSADYGDVAPADAQPQDLGPESQPFKNNDNTSPSGTSSKPAPAKPKPAAPPATVPERPKAVMPKKNR; encoded by the coding sequence ATGAAAAAATCAGTCAAAATATTATGGCGAGTATTCTTTATCGGGCTGGGACTGATAGTGCTTGTTCTTTTACTTGCCAACTGGGGTGTATTTGGCAAGATGCCTTCGATTTCAGACCTTGAAAATCCGACTGCCTCACAGGCGAGCCAGGTTTATGCCGAAGACGGGACTTTGATGGGTAAATATTACCTGGAAGACCGTGTAAATATTGCTTATAAGGATATCAGCAAACATGTTATCAATGCGCTGGTGGCGACGGAAGATGAGCGTTTCTATGATCATAAGGGGATAGATCCGCGTTCGCTGGCACGTGCGTTTTTTTCGTTAGGCAGTGAAGGTGGCGCCAGTACCATTACCATGCAAACGGCCAAAAACCTGTTCACGCAAAACTGGAGCACGAAGAATATATTCCTGAGGTCGCTGCAAAAGATCAAGGAAAGTATCATTGCCGTTAAGCTGGAGCGCAACTTTACGAAAGATGAGATCATTACGCTTTATCTAAATACGGTAGCCTTCGGCGACAACGTTTATGGGATCCGTAATGCTGCGAAAACTTTCTTTCAGAAAGAGCCAGACCGTTTGACACTTGATGAGGCTGCGGTACTCATTGGCATGTTAAAAGCGGCTTATACTTATAATCCACGGGTTAATCCGGCGAGGGCGCTTAACAGGCGTAATACGGTGATCAACCAGATGGTACGTAATAAATTCCTTACTGCCGGAGAAGCGGAAGCTTACAAGAAAAAGCCCATACCGCTGAACTATAAGAAGATGGATGAGACCGCTGGTATTGCTCCTTATTTCCGTATGATACTGGGCGAAGACATGAAGAAGTGGTGTAAGGAACATAAGAAGTCTGACGGAGAGAGTTATAATCTTTACCGTGATGGTCTTAAGATATATACCACCCTCAACCCTATTATGCAGCAGTATGCTGAGGAGGCGGTAGCCAAGCATTACAGCTATATGCAAAAGCTGCTGGCGGCGCAGAGCAATATTAAGAACGGCAGTGTATGGAAGGGGCATGAAAATATCCTGGATGCCGCCATGAAGCAAAGCGACCGCTGGAAAAACGGCAAGCGTGATGGTTTATCTGATGAAGACCTGAAGAAGGCATTCAGCACCAAGGTACCTATGCAGGTGTTTGCCTGGAATACGGCACGCAGCATCGATACAGTGATGACGCCGATGGATTCTCTGAAATACCACCGGCAGATGTTACAGGCGGGCTTTATGGCTATGGATCCTTTAAGCGGCGAGATAAAAGCATGGGTAGGCGGTATTGATTTCAAAACATTCAAATACGATCACGTTAACATTAATACCAAGCGCCAGGTAGGTAGTACTATGAAGCCTTTGCTGTATAGCCTGGCTATTGAAGACAATGGCTTTACTCCTAATACCATGGTGGTTGACGAGCAGCAGAATTTTGGCAGCTTTGGCGTGGTGCCGGCGACCACTACCACCTGTTCCGGCGAAACGATGCCTATGGCCAAAGCCCTGGCGCTTTCGCGCAACTGCGCTACCGCCTATATCATGAAGCAATTGGGACCGCAGGGCAATGAAGGCGCCAAACGATTTGTGAATTTTCTCAAAGAATGTAACATACAAACCAATATAGAGCCTTATCCTTCTATTGCCCTGGGTAGTGCGGAGATCTCTTTGTTTGAGATGATGCAGGCATATAGTATGTTTCCCGGACGTGGCTTTAACGTGAAACCGATGTATATTACACGTATTGAAGACCGCAACGGTAATGTGCTTCAGACTTTCATTCCACAACGTAAAGAAGTGATCAGCGATATCACTGCTTATTCTGTTATCAGCATGATGCAAGGGGTCATGAAATATGGTACAGGCCGCAGGATGTGGAGTTATGATGTTCAGGGAGATATTGCCGGTAAAACCGGGACAACGAATGACAATAGTGATGCCTGGTTCATGGGTTACACACCCCAGTTGATCGCCGGTGTATGGACTGGTTGCGACGACCGGTTTATCCGTTTCAACAGTACCAGTATAGGGCAGGGTTCTTCTGTTGCGTTACCTATCTGGGCCTATTTTTATGATAAGGCATCGAATGATAAATCACTGGGACTGGATACCCGCTCCAGCTTTGTGAAGCCTGATATGATGAGCAATGACGTGATCGGCGACTGGATGAACAGTGTGCCTACGCAGCTGGGCGCAGAGGGAGAGGATGTAGGTAACGGTTCTTCGGCAGATTATGGCGATGTAGCGCCTGCCGATGCGCAGCCACAGGATCTTGGACCGGAAAGTCAGCCTTTCAAAAACAACGATAATACTTCACCTTCGGGAACGAGCAGCAAGCCAGCTCCGGCCAAACCCAAGCCGGCTGCGCCGCCTGCTACTGTGCCTGAGCGGCCTAAGGCGGTGATGCCTAAGAAGAACAGGTAA
- the porW gene encoding type IX secretion system periplasmic lipoprotein PorW/SprE, giving the protein MLFLLNLCYAPAKAQRGSSIALDKPEKYENRRLGAEKTEDKKFNTSRHIYQNMVTHYNYFFNANTKFNGVLDKARQSAVNDYTQLLPYYNYDLNVTSRETNELDSIIYKCTAGILLHNLNNDWIDDMYLLLGKAYLLRKNFDSATHVFRYINYAFAPKDDGYDIPIGSNVSNTNGEFTIATDERRNAWQKVTTHHPSRNSGLLWLARTYIESGAINEAAGLLEILKADPHFPERLQPELHEVMGYWFYTQQVYDSAAVQLNFTLDHTGSRQERARREYLIGQLYLLGSRNEDLASSYFLKSASHTIDPVLEAYATLASIRLSTNKGDVVFLQQKLAKLLQLAKREKYILYRDVVYYAAAQVAMDLNRPKDAQSYLWKSVASATNNPTQRSLSFLLLGDINYDTKDYVAAHNAYDSIDNGQLKKTEDQSRVEQRKPSLTTIANNVTTVQRQDSLQHLAALPAATREEEVRKIARKLRRSQGLKDEDKNFVNTAVRNVAPATLFSETNASASEWYFNNTSLKSSGVAEFNTRWGKRPNVDNWRRSSAIDPMTRNQAQVAEEIAKAQKDSAAAAGTDTLSFDALMGKLPLSPEKMAASDEKIIQALFSNAKVFQSELQDYPTAIETYNELLRRYPETKMQEEVLFNLNYCYRRLGDTRRQDSVKTAMQRAFPNSKWTQLVNKSDQQTPKEADAATKHYERVYDLFVEGNFEKAKQEKQLADSLYGGKNNWSPQLLYIEAVYYIKQRDDSTAIQRLTDLKQAHAGTPLAEKATTMIDVLKRRKEIEEYLTNLQVTRADEDIPLLTDAAALSVIPNKPVLVIRDTLATAAAPARIIEVKRDTIPVVTVKKFAYNPEEEHFVVLFLNKVDGVYVNEARNAFSRFNRENFYSEKIDIGVHKLNDSTQMLLMGPFPKAVLAMGYIDKARPASRSRILPWLKPEKYEYGIISPSNLTLLKQDNELEAYKELLKQALPGKF; this is encoded by the coding sequence GTGTTATTTCTGCTGAACCTGTGTTATGCGCCAGCCAAAGCGCAGCGTGGTTCGAGCATTGCGCTGGACAAACCTGAAAAGTACGAGAACCGGAGGCTGGGTGCTGAAAAGACAGAGGACAAGAAGTTCAATACTTCGCGCCATATTTATCAGAATATGGTAACGCACTATAACTACTTTTTCAATGCCAATACCAAATTCAACGGAGTTCTTGACAAGGCCCGTCAATCGGCGGTGAATGATTATACCCAGCTTCTCCCCTATTACAATTACGATCTCAACGTTACCTCGCGGGAGACCAATGAACTGGACAGTATTATTTATAAATGCACAGCGGGCATATTACTTCATAACCTGAATAACGACTGGATCGATGATATGTACCTGCTGCTGGGCAAGGCTTACCTGTTACGTAAAAACTTTGATTCGGCCACGCATGTGTTTCGTTATATCAACTATGCTTTTGCTCCCAAAGACGATGGGTATGATATCCCGATAGGCAGCAATGTGAGTAATACCAACGGAGAATTTACGATCGCCACCGATGAGCGGAGGAATGCCTGGCAAAAGGTTACAACTCATCATCCGAGCCGGAACAGCGGTTTGTTATGGCTGGCGCGGACTTATATAGAATCCGGCGCCATTAATGAAGCCGCGGGATTGTTAGAGATATTAAAAGCTGACCCGCATTTTCCCGAACGTCTTCAGCCGGAGCTTCACGAGGTGATGGGTTACTGGTTTTATACGCAGCAGGTTTATGACAGCGCTGCGGTACAGTTGAACTTTACGCTTGACCATACGGGAAGCCGCCAGGAGCGTGCAAGGCGTGAATATCTTATCGGGCAGTTATACCTGCTGGGCAGTCGTAATGAAGACCTGGCATCTTCGTATTTTCTTAAGAGCGCCAGTCATACCATCGATCCGGTACTTGAGGCCTATGCTACCTTAGCCAGCATACGGCTCAGTACCAACAAAGGCGATGTAGTTTTTCTTCAGCAGAAGCTTGCGAAGCTGTTACAACTTGCGAAGCGTGAGAAATATATCCTATATCGTGATGTGGTTTATTATGCTGCGGCCCAGGTGGCAATGGACCTGAACCGGCCTAAAGATGCTCAAAGCTATTTATGGAAAAGTGTGGCCAGCGCTACCAATAATCCAACGCAGCGCAGTTTATCGTTCCTGCTGCTTGGTGATATTAACTACGACACGAAAGATTATGTAGCGGCACACAACGCGTATGACAGTATAGATAACGGTCAGCTTAAGAAGACCGAAGATCAGAGCCGGGTGGAGCAACGCAAGCCTTCTCTCACCACTATTGCCAATAATGTAACGACCGTACAACGGCAGGACAGCCTTCAGCATCTTGCTGCGTTGCCGGCCGCAACGCGTGAGGAGGAAGTTCGCAAGATAGCGCGTAAGCTGCGTCGTTCGCAGGGTTTGAAAGATGAAGACAAAAACTTTGTAAATACAGCGGTACGTAATGTAGCGCCTGCAACGTTGTTCAGCGAAACAAACGCCTCGGCGAGCGAATGGTATTTCAACAATACTTCGCTAAAGTCGAGCGGTGTTGCCGAGTTCAATACACGCTGGGGTAAACGTCCGAATGTTGACAACTGGCGCAGGAGTTCGGCTATTGATCCTATGACACGTAACCAGGCGCAGGTAGCAGAAGAGATCGCGAAAGCGCAAAAAGACAGCGCTGCTGCTGCGGGTACTGATACGTTATCGTTCGACGCGTTAATGGGTAAGCTGCCGTTAAGCCCGGAGAAGATGGCTGCTTCGGATGAAAAGATCATACAAGCGCTATTTTCCAATGCCAAGGTATTCCAGAGCGAGCTGCAGGATTATCCTACGGCGATAGAAACCTATAACGAACTGCTTCGCCGTTACCCGGAGACAAAAATGCAGGAAGAAGTGCTGTTCAATCTTAACTACTGCTATCGCCGGCTGGGAGATACCCGTCGCCAGGATTCGGTGAAAACGGCCATGCAGCGGGCTTTCCCCAACAGCAAGTGGACACAACTGGTCAATAAAAGCGACCAGCAAACGCCCAAGGAAGCCGATGCCGCCACCAAACATTATGAGCGGGTGTATGATCTTTTCGTGGAAGGCAATTTTGAAAAAGCGAAGCAGGAAAAGCAGCTTGCGGACAGTTTGTATGGCGGTAAGAATAACTGGTCGCCCCAACTGCTTTACATAGAAGCTGTTTATTACATCAAGCAGCGTGACGACAGTACTGCCATTCAGCGTTTGACGGATCTTAAACAAGCGCATGCCGGCACGCCGCTTGCAGAAAAGGCGACTACTATGATAGATGTGCTGAAGCGGCGGAAAGAGATAGAAGAATATCTTACCAACCTGCAGGTGACGAGGGCGGATGAGGATATTCCGCTGTTAACGGATGCTGCGGCTTTAAGTGTGATTCCGAATAAGCCTGTGCTGGTTATCAGAGATACGCTGGCAACTGCGGCTGCTCCTGCCCGCATCATAGAAGTGAAGCGGGATACCATTCCTGTTGTAACTGTTAAAAAGTTTGCCTACAATCCCGAGGAGGAACATTTTGTTGTACTGTTCCTGAACAAGGTAGATGGTGTATATGTGAATGAGGCGCGTAATGCGTTCTCGCGTTTCAACAGGGAAAATTTCTATAGCGAAAAGATAGATATAGGCGTACATAAGCTTAACGACAGCACTCAAATGCTGCTTATGGGGCCTTTCCCTAAAGCGGTTCTGGCAATGGGGTATATCGATAAAGCGCGTCCTGCCAGCCGCAGCCGTATTCTGCCGTGGTTAAAACCAGAGAAGTATGAATATGGTATTATCAGTCCTTCGAACCTTACGCTGTTAAAACAGGACAACGAGCTGGAGGCCTATAAAGAACTTTTAAAACAGGCGTTACCGGGAAAGTTCTAA
- a CDS encoding bactofilin family protein, producing the protein MFSPKSKTEEVTVASGKTSMIGSGMTIQGEINSQSDIRIDGKMVGNVHCSARVLVGVDGEVEGNIYAQQVDITGKVTGNIHVKEQANLRNNAVIAGDIVAGKLSIEPTVNFNGKCSMPGKNTTNGSQVVELIAEKHERKVALAE; encoded by the coding sequence ATGTTTTCCCCCAAAAGCAAGACCGAAGAAGTAACAGTAGCTTCCGGAAAAACCAGCATGATCGGTTCAGGAATGACCATTCAGGGCGAAATTAACAGTCAAAGCGACATTCGTATCGATGGTAAAATGGTAGGAAACGTGCATTGCAGCGCCAGGGTACTGGTAGGTGTAGATGGCGAAGTAGAAGGAAATATCTATGCACAGCAGGTAGATATTACCGGTAAAGTAACAGGTAACATCCACGTGAAAGAACAGGCTAACCTGCGTAATAACGCAGTAATAGCAGGTGATATCGTCGCGGGTAAATTATCTATCGAACCCACCGTTAATTTCAACGGCAAATGCAGTATGCCGGGTAAAAACACCACCAACGGCTCTCAGGTGGTAGAACTTATAGCAGAAAAACATGAAAGAAAAGTCGCCCTTGCCGAATAA